From a region of the Fischerella sp. JS2 genome:
- a CDS encoding ABC transporter permease, whose product MYLPILVLAFYSFNKSPYSATWQGFTLDWYRQLFNDQRIILALKNSLIVAFSAVGISAVLGTLMAVGLARYQFPGKALYRGISYLPLIIPDIAIAVATLVFLAAVAIPLLGISLSIWTIVAAHVVFCLAYISLVVSARLTNLDPHLEEAALDLGATPAQAFIKVLLPQLMPGIIAGCLLAFVLSLDDFLIATFTAGSGSNTLPMEIFSRIRTGVKPDINALSVILIVISATVALIAELIRASSQRKSQ is encoded by the coding sequence ATGTACCTACCAATCTTAGTATTGGCTTTTTATAGCTTCAATAAATCACCTTACAGTGCCACCTGGCAAGGCTTCACCCTAGATTGGTATCGCCAACTATTTAATGATCAGCGAATTATATTGGCTTTAAAAAATAGTTTAATAGTTGCCTTCAGTGCTGTAGGTATATCAGCAGTACTGGGAACTTTAATGGCGGTGGGGTTAGCACGCTATCAATTTCCAGGGAAAGCCTTGTATCGCGGTATTTCTTACCTACCATTGATTATTCCCGATATTGCGATCGCAGTTGCGACTTTGGTGTTTCTCGCAGCAGTTGCGATTCCCCTACTTGGCATTTCTTTGAGTATATGGACTATTGTCGCAGCTCACGTAGTATTTTGTCTGGCTTACATTAGTCTAGTTGTTTCAGCGAGATTGACTAACTTAGATCCCCATTTAGAAGAAGCCGCCTTAGATTTAGGAGCAACACCAGCGCAGGCTTTTATCAAAGTGTTATTACCTCAATTAATGCCTGGTATTATCGCAGGTTGTTTGTTAGCATTTGTCTTGAGTTTGGATGACTTTCTCATCGCCACATTTACTGCTGGTAGTGGTTCCAACACTCTACCAATGGAAATTTTCAGTCGTATTAGAACAGGAGTAAAACCCGATATTAACGCTCTCAGCGTCATTCTAATTGTAATCTCTGCAACAGTCGCTTTAATCGCCGAATTAATCCGTGCTTCTTCACAAAGAAAGAGCCAATAG
- a CDS encoding ComF family protein translates to MINWKNLLDLFLQSNCPLCQRSTSQELCPNCIRQLEKCHNPNTHSLPIFAWGTYSGILKRAIATMKYENHPEIARVLGQLLAQAWLSHHECDHTLVVVPIPLHAHKLKQRGYNQAALIAQSFCEVTGLQLKKHGLERIKLTQAQFDLSASEREDNLNEAFGLGKDLCLRPKTPVLLIDDIYTTGATARSAMQTLHESGIAVYGLLAVAITVKSVNNKHLSP, encoded by the coding sequence ATGATCAATTGGAAAAACCTACTCGACCTCTTTCTCCAATCTAATTGTCCTTTGTGCCAACGTTCCACCTCCCAAGAACTATGTCCTAACTGTATTCGTCAACTGGAAAAATGTCATAATCCCAACACCCACTCTCTGCCGATATTTGCTTGGGGTACATATAGCGGTATCCTCAAACGAGCGATCGCTACAATGAAATACGAGAATCACCCGGAAATAGCTCGTGTGTTGGGTCAATTATTAGCACAAGCATGGCTATCACATCACGAGTGCGATCATACTTTAGTAGTTGTCCCAATCCCACTTCACGCCCACAAGCTCAAGCAACGCGGCTATAATCAAGCTGCACTTATAGCTCAAAGCTTTTGCGAAGTAACCGGATTACAATTAAAAAAACATGGCTTAGAAAGAATTAAACTAACTCAAGCACAGTTTGACTTATCTGCATCAGAACGAGAAGACAATTTAAATGAAGCCTTTGGATTAGGGAAAGACCTTTGTCTGCGTCCAAAAACTCCAGTGCTACTAATAGATGATATTTACACTACAGGTGCAACTGCCAGGTCTGCTATGCAAACACTTCATGAAAGTGGGATAGCTGTTTATGGTTTATTAGCAGTTGCAATCACTGTGAAATCAGTAAACAACAAACATTTATCACCCTGA
- the menA gene encoding 2-carboxy-1,4-naphthoquinone phytyltransferase: MTTNLISYPKNNAKNKLWMAAIKPPMYSVAIMPIWVGTAVAFAETKIWNWTVFSVFLAAAILILAWENLSNDVFDSETGIDQNKHHSLVNLTGNKLLIFWLGNIFLCLGLLGILAIAWWQHDWTVIGLILVCCALGYVYQGPPFRLGYQGLGEILCFFAFGPIGMAAVYYSQTQSWSIQNLAASAIVGIATTLILYCSHFHQVKDDLAAGKRSPIVRLGTQRGAQLLSWFTASIYIFTLVFVLAAVFPAWTLLSWVSLPFAIKLCRHVQQNHHNPEQVSNCKFIAVAVHFWCCLLFGVGFVL; the protein is encoded by the coding sequence ATGACTACAAATCTGATTTCATATCCCAAAAATAATGCCAAAAATAAATTATGGATGGCAGCAATAAAACCGCCGATGTACAGTGTTGCAATTATGCCTATCTGGGTAGGAACGGCTGTTGCATTTGCGGAAACTAAAATTTGGAATTGGACTGTTTTTTCTGTTTTCTTAGCTGCGGCAATTTTAATTTTGGCATGGGAAAACCTCAGCAATGATGTCTTTGATTCTGAGACAGGAATTGATCAAAATAAACATCATTCTTTAGTGAACTTAACAGGTAACAAACTATTAATATTTTGGTTAGGAAATATATTTTTATGTTTAGGCTTGCTGGGAATACTAGCGATCGCTTGGTGGCAACATGACTGGACTGTAATTGGGTTAATTCTGGTCTGTTGTGCTTTGGGCTACGTTTACCAAGGGCCTCCCTTTCGTTTAGGATACCAGGGTTTGGGGGAAATCCTATGCTTTTTTGCCTTTGGGCCAATCGGCATGGCGGCAGTATACTACAGCCAAACTCAAAGTTGGTCAATACAGAATTTAGCAGCTTCAGCAATTGTTGGTATCGCCACAACTTTAATTTTGTACTGTTCGCACTTTCACCAGGTGAAAGACGATTTAGCCGCAGGGAAGCGATCGCCTATTGTTCGTCTGGGAACTCAAAGAGGCGCACAACTCCTTAGCTGGTTTACTGCTAGCATTTACATCTTCACCTTGGTATTTGTACTTGCAGCAGTTTTTCCCGCATGGACATTACTGAGTTGGGTGAGTTTACCCTTCGCGATCAAGTTATGTCGCCACGTTCAACAAAATCATCACAACCCAGAACAAGTTAGTAACTGTAAATTTATCGCCGTCGCCGTGCATTTTTGGTGTTGCTTGCTGTTTGGTGTGGGATTTGTGCTTTGA
- a CDS encoding o-succinylbenzoate synthase, translating to MTNYQFDFRPYQRKFVRPVATSHGIWEIREGIILRLINETNKVGWGEIAPISWFGSESLAQAWDFCCHLPKEITQETIFSIPDQLPACQFGFESALWEMKEWKSRIVGDKRILLSPHHPYPTGSRRRRVYTPSPHPPTPLTYSALLPAGEAALQAWENLWQQGYSTFKWKIGVYPTPVELKILDLLTQNLPASVKLRLDANGGLNQEEAKLWLESCDRRKVNIEFLEQPLSVDQFPLMLELSQRYQTAIALDESVATLLQLKYCFQQGWRGIFVIKPGIVGSPFRLRQFCQQHEIDMVFSSVFETAIGRKAALQIAVELSRHNRAMGFGIDHYFVEEEGIGEVGRWGECKE from the coding sequence ATGACAAATTATCAATTTGACTTTCGTCCTTACCAACGAAAATTTGTACGCCCAGTTGCTACCAGTCACGGTATCTGGGAGATCCGTGAAGGTATTATTCTTCGCCTCATAAATGAAACCAACAAAGTAGGTTGGGGAGAAATAGCGCCGATTAGCTGGTTTGGTTCCGAATCCTTAGCACAGGCTTGGGATTTTTGTTGTCACCTACCAAAAGAAATTACACAGGAAACAATTTTTTCCATCCCCGATCAACTACCAGCTTGTCAATTTGGATTTGAATCAGCACTTTGGGAAATGAAAGAGTGGAAAAGTAGGATAGTGGGAGATAAAAGAATTCTTCTTTCTCCCCATCACCCCTACCCTACGGGAAGCCGAAGAAGGCGCGTCTACACCCCATCCCCCCATCCCCCCACTCCCCTCACCTACAGCGCCTTACTACCCGCAGGAGAAGCAGCACTACAAGCGTGGGAAAATTTGTGGCAGCAAGGGTACTCTACTTTTAAGTGGAAAATCGGGGTTTATCCTACGCCTGTTGAACTCAAAATTTTAGATTTACTCACGCAAAATTTACCAGCCTCTGTGAAACTGCGATTAGATGCTAATGGTGGATTGAACCAAGAGGAAGCAAAGTTGTGGTTGGAGAGTTGTGATCGCCGCAAAGTCAATATTGAATTTCTCGAACAACCCTTATCTGTAGATCAATTTCCGCTAATGCTGGAGTTGAGTCAACGCTATCAAACAGCGATCGCTTTAGATGAGTCTGTTGCTACACTCCTACAGCTAAAGTACTGCTTTCAACAAGGTTGGCGAGGGATTTTCGTCATTAAGCCAGGAATTGTCGGTTCTCCATTTCGCCTACGTCAATTTTGCCAGCAGCATGAAATTGATATGGTATTTTCTTCTGTATTTGAAACTGCAATTGGCAGAAAAGCAGCCCTGCAAATAGCAGTAGAATTATCCAGACACAACCGGGCGATGGGTTTTGGTATTGATCATTATTTTGTTGAGGAAGAGGGGATTGGGGAGGTGGGGAGGTGGGGGGAGTGTAAGGAGTAG
- a CDS encoding thioesterase family protein produces the protein MTFTYHRTVRFQDTDAAGVVYFANVLSICHEAYEESLEASGINLKEFFSNPPVAFPIVHANVDFFRPMFCGDKLIVSLMPQKLSVEKFEINYEIAVADVMVAKAFTRHVCIDVSSRQKTDLPQQMIEWLEVNAPDAQKAERRKSREAI, from the coding sequence ATGACTTTTACTTATCATCGCACTGTTCGCTTTCAAGATACTGATGCTGCTGGAGTAGTTTATTTTGCCAACGTTTTAAGTATTTGTCACGAAGCTTATGAAGAATCTTTAGAAGCATCTGGTATTAATCTTAAGGAGTTTTTTAGTAATCCACCAGTAGCTTTTCCGATTGTTCATGCTAATGTTGACTTTTTTCGTCCAATGTTTTGTGGTGATAAATTAATCGTTAGTTTAATGCCACAAAAACTGAGTGTTGAAAAATTTGAAATCAATTACGAAATTGCAGTAGCAGATGTAATGGTAGCGAAGGCGTTTACTAGGCATGTTTGCATTGATGTCAGCAGCAGACAAAAAACAGATTTACCTCAGCAGATGATTGAATGGTTGGAAGTAAATGCGCCAGACGCACAGAAGGCAGAGAGAAGAAAATCCAGAGAAGCGATTTGA
- a CDS encoding 2-succinylbenzoate--CoA ligase, which produces MEFLGNFTLVCDRCDELAQLTEQCYIELTQFSQCQTQPKIILAEREPVRFLAGLIAAVTARCPVFLCNPNWVKQEWQQVFDLVQSDIIWGISNREVVTDNNKSNYQLPITNYPTIMVPTGGSSGKIKFAVHTWETLTASVRGFTEYFQLPKVNSFCVLPLYHVSGLMQFMRCFTTGGKLVISPFKELAEYQFNQFEAAEFFISLVPTQLQSLLQNSDLTTWLSQFQTVLLGGAPAWDEILEKARYYQIRLALTYGMTETASQIATLKPDDFLNGKVNSGQILPHAKVIICNDKGDILNTNQTGNITIKAESLALGYYPLTANHQPLANSFTTDDIGFIDNKGYLNIVGRNSDKIITGGENVYPTEIESAIKATAMVSDVCVVGIPDQYWGQAVTAIYVPKNLNYSVTEIQNFLKDKLSKYKLPKHWISVENLPRNSQGKINRQQLQEIALDRIFKRRGTQSFST; this is translated from the coding sequence ATGGAGTTTTTAGGAAATTTTACTTTGGTGTGCGATCGCTGTGATGAACTTGCACAGTTAACTGAACAATGTTATATAGAATTAACGCAATTTTCCCAATGCCAAACACAGCCAAAAATCATTTTAGCTGAACGCGAACCCGTACGATTTTTAGCCGGTTTGATCGCTGCTGTTACTGCTAGGTGTCCTGTTTTTCTTTGTAATCCTAATTGGGTAAAACAGGAATGGCAACAAGTATTTGATTTAGTCCAGTCAGATATTATTTGGGGAATAAGTAATAGGGAAGTGGTAACAGATAATAATAAAAGCAATTACCAATTACCAATTACCAATTACCCAACTATCATGGTTCCCACCGGAGGTTCATCAGGTAAGATTAAATTTGCAGTTCATACCTGGGAAACTCTAACAGCTTCTGTACGCGGATTTACAGAATATTTTCAGCTACCAAAAGTCAATTCCTTTTGTGTATTACCTTTATATCATGTCAGTGGTTTAATGCAATTTATGCGTTGTTTTACCACTGGTGGTAAATTGGTAATTTCGCCTTTTAAAGAATTAGCAGAGTATCAATTCAATCAATTTGAAGCAGCAGAATTTTTTATATCTTTAGTACCAACTCAGCTACAAAGCTTGCTGCAAAACTCAGATTTAACAACATGGCTGTCTCAATTTCAAACTGTCCTTTTAGGGGGTGCGCCAGCTTGGGATGAAATTTTAGAAAAAGCGAGATATTATCAAATCCGCTTAGCTCTTACCTATGGTATGACAGAAACTGCTTCTCAAATTGCCACACTCAAACCAGATGATTTTCTCAATGGTAAAGTTAATAGTGGCCAAATTCTTCCTCATGCTAAAGTTATAATTTGCAATGACAAAGGTGATATTTTAAATACTAACCAAACAGGAAATATCACTATTAAAGCAGAATCTTTAGCCCTTGGTTATTATCCCCTAACTGCTAACCACCAGCCTCTAGCCAATAGTTTTACTACAGATGATATCGGTTTTATAGATAACAAAGGTTATTTAAATATAGTAGGACGTAACAGCGACAAAATCATTACAGGTGGAGAAAATGTCTACCCCACAGAAATAGAATCAGCAATCAAAGCAACTGCAATGGTAAGTGATGTTTGCGTCGTGGGTATTCCAGATCAATATTGGGGACAAGCTGTAACAGCTATTTATGTTCCTAAAAATTTAAATTACTCTGTAACAGAAATTCAAAATTTCCTCAAAGATAAACTTAGCAAATATAAACTTCCTAAACACTGGATTTCTGTGGAAAATTTACCTCGCAACTCTCAGGGTAAAATCAACCGCCAGCAGTTACAGGAAATAGCTTTAGATAGGATTTTTAAACGCAGAGGGACGCAGAGTTTTTCTACGTGA
- a CDS encoding PPC domain-containing protein codes for MRSQAFVVSLKQIAFIPASLLVIGVSSTAAFAQLNKLYNPIPLPGSYEVSDTLSEKDIPTGQGGFARDYMVTLKKGDNLAVDLSSESFDSIVTLLAPDGTTVAENDDGPDGSSNSLLFTRITEPGTYIVRVRSFGETGVGAFKLKVTRLQPVK; via the coding sequence ATGAGAAGTCAGGCTTTTGTAGTAAGTTTAAAACAGATCGCTTTCATTCCTGCCTCTTTGCTGGTAATTGGTGTAAGTTCAACAGCAGCTTTTGCTCAACTTAATAAGTTGTATAACCCAATTCCTCTACCTGGCAGTTATGAAGTTTCCGATACGCTGTCAGAAAAAGATATTCCCACAGGTCAAGGTGGATTTGCCCGTGATTATATGGTGACTCTGAAAAAGGGTGATAATCTAGCGGTTGATCTTAGTTCTGAAAGCTTTGACAGTATTGTCACTTTACTGGCTCCAGACGGCACGACAGTAGCAGAAAATGATGACGGGCCTGATGGTAGCAGTAATTCCTTGTTATTTACTCGCATTACAGAACCTGGAACGTACATTGTTCGCGTCCGGTCTTTTGGCGAAACTGGAGTAGGGGCTTTTAAACTCAAAGTAACGCGATTGCAACCAGTCAAATAA
- a CDS encoding helix-turn-helix transcriptional regulator, producing the protein MGLINRIQEFGKEKGIPSANKFWQITGLPRATAFRLWRDRSIYPDRGSVEVICKKLNAQPGDFLNYVEEADEIS; encoded by the coding sequence ATGGGACTAATCAACAGAATTCAAGAATTTGGCAAAGAAAAAGGCATTCCTAGCGCCAACAAGTTTTGGCAAATCACTGGACTGCCAAGAGCAACTGCATTTAGGCTTTGGAGGGATAGAAGTATTTATCCAGATAGAGGAAGCGTTGAAGTTATTTGTAAAAAATTAAACGCCCAACCAGGTGATTTTTTGAATTACGTAGAGGAGGCTGATGAAATCAGTTAA
- a CDS encoding bifunctional serine/threonine-protein kinase/formylglycine-generating enzyme family protein, with amino-acid sequence MQICQNPNCSNPFNADENRFCISCGQSNFGELLRNRYHVSRLLGEGGFSRTYAAEDIDRLNAPCVIKQFFPQVHGTSERTKAAELFKEEAFRLYELGENHLQIPRLLAYFEQGTSLYLVQEFIQGQTLFTEVIQQSFTEEKIRELLADLLPVLEFIHSRNVIHRDIKPENIIRRQSDGKLVLIDFGGAKQVTQTSLARQATVLYTLGYAPSEQMAGFACHASDLYALGVTCARLITGCLPIRDAYGQIHDRLFDPMSCKWLWRQILEEKGITVSEDLGNILDKLLKHLASERYQSAAEVLKDLNPQKSSFSLPVVSTTSPTFTPHQTQLLTTIPQSVTPGFPTLEVFEFDTVTVDSTGREIKRDYRTANYYTEDLGNGVTMEMVAIPGGYFLMGATEEEGDADERPQHQVTVEPFFIGKYPVTQAQWKAVAALPKVKQSLNPYPSKFKGANRPVENVSWHEAVEFCARLWKKTRRHYRLPSEAEWEYACRAGTTTPFHFGETITSELANCSSGESSEIKSKYRKETTPVGSFGVANAFGLYDMHGLVWEWCADPWHKNYDGAPTDGTVWEVGGDMHRRVLRGGSWSFSPELCRSASRSWNEADGGLRICGFRVVATSFG; translated from the coding sequence ATGCAAATCTGCCAAAATCCCAATTGCTCAAATCCCTTCAATGCTGATGAAAATAGGTTTTGCATTAGTTGCGGACAAAGCAACTTTGGTGAATTATTACGTAACCGCTACCACGTATCGAGATTATTAGGCGAAGGCGGGTTTAGCAGAACTTATGCAGCAGAAGACATTGATAGACTCAATGCTCCCTGCGTTATCAAGCAATTTTTTCCACAAGTTCATGGTACATCTGAACGCACTAAAGCAGCAGAATTATTCAAAGAAGAAGCTTTCCGACTATATGAACTAGGAGAAAATCATCTACAAATTCCAAGATTATTGGCTTACTTTGAACAAGGTACAAGCTTGTATTTAGTACAAGAATTTATTCAAGGACAGACTCTTTTTACAGAAGTTATTCAACAATCTTTTACCGAAGAAAAAATCCGAGAACTTTTAGCTGACTTATTACCAGTTTTAGAATTTATCCATTCACGTAACGTCATTCATCGTGATATCAAGCCAGAAAATATTATTCGCCGTCAAAGCGATGGCAAACTAGTATTAATTGATTTTGGTGGCGCTAAACAAGTTACACAAACAAGCTTAGCTAGACAAGCTACAGTTCTTTATACACTGGGTTATGCACCTAGTGAACAAATGGCAGGCTTTGCTTGTCATGCCAGTGATTTGTATGCTTTAGGAGTGACTTGTGCGCGCCTAATCACTGGATGTTTACCTATACGAGATGCTTATGGTCAAATTCATGACCGCCTCTTTGATCCTATGAGTTGTAAATGGTTATGGCGGCAAATTCTCGAAGAAAAAGGGATTACTGTCAGCGAAGATTTAGGAAATATTTTAGATAAATTACTGAAACATTTAGCCTCAGAAAGATATCAATCAGCAGCAGAAGTTCTCAAAGATTTAAATCCCCAAAAATCATCTTTCTCATTACCTGTTGTATCTACAACATCACCAACTTTCACGCCACACCAAACCCAATTATTGACAACAATACCACAATCAGTAACACCAGGATTTCCTACTTTAGAAGTTTTTGAATTTGATACAGTAACGGTAGACTCTACAGGCAGGGAAATTAAGCGTGATTATCGCACCGCCAACTACTATACAGAAGATTTGGGTAATGGGGTAACAATGGAAATGGTAGCTATCCCAGGCGGTTATTTCTTAATGGGTGCAACTGAAGAAGAAGGAGATGCTGATGAACGTCCGCAACATCAAGTTACCGTCGAACCCTTTTTTATAGGGAAATATCCTGTCACACAAGCACAGTGGAAAGCAGTTGCAGCTTTACCTAAAGTCAAACAATCTTTAAATCCTTACCCATCAAAATTCAAGGGTGCTAATCGACCAGTAGAAAATGTATCATGGCACGAAGCAGTAGAATTTTGTGCGCGCTTGTGGAAAAAAACAAGGCGACATTATCGCTTACCCAGCGAAGCCGAATGGGAATATGCTTGTCGTGCAGGTACAACAACACCTTTCCATTTTGGTGAAACAATTACCTCTGAGTTAGCTAATTGCAGTAGCGGCGAATCTTCAGAAATCAAAAGTAAATATCGCAAAGAAACAACACCAGTGGGTAGTTTTGGTGTGGCAAATGCCTTTGGCCTATACGATATGCATGGGCTAGTCTGGGAATGGTGTGCTGATCCTTGGCATAAAAATTATGATGGCGCTCCTACAGATGGAACAGTATGGGAAGTCGGTGGAGATATGCACCGTCGAGTGTTGCGGGGTGGTTCTTGGAGTTTTAGTCCAGAACTTTGCCGTAGCGCCAGTCGCAGCTGGAACGAAGCAGATGGGGGATTACGGATATGTGGTTTTCGGGTTGTAGCAACTTCTTTTGGATAG